The following proteins come from a genomic window of Methanocorpusculum vombati:
- a CDS encoding helix-turn-helix transcriptional regulator: MTMKNKIKVYRAMHDLTQEGLAQALGVTRQTILAIEKGKYDPSLELAFRMARYFNTTIEEIFTFEA; the protein is encoded by the coding sequence ATGACGATGAAGAATAAGATCAAGGTCTATCGGGCCATGCATGATCTCACGCAGGAGGGGCTTGCACAGGCGCTCGGGGTTACCCGCCAGACGATTCTTGCTATTGAGAAGGGCAAGTACGATCCGTCGCTGGAGCTTGCGTTCCGTATGGCGAGATATTTTAATACAACCATTGAGGAGATCTTCACGTTTGAGGCGTGA
- a CDS encoding DUF2178 domain-containing protein, with amino-acid sequence MKQNNFYIIIGIIGLIEVLLFWESIQASNPFIIGVGFVAGALLYFVLRRKVTDCYADERQNLIDMKTASATLKAFWVSFFSVNLATVVYVFSASLGFQNFIVSVPGPHKINSVQDAGNGVLHAMNLTQPPVDGSVAFTIHQNVTDVVYSVTADPMEVINIFPAPPEMIAISHLGIFGVIQILLLVLMLFIYVAFRIYYSHKFGEWDDDEE; translated from the coding sequence ATGAAACAAAATAACTTCTATATTATCATCGGTATTATCGGTCTCATTGAGGTTCTGCTTTTCTGGGAGTCCATTCAGGCTTCCAATCCGTTCATTATCGGTGTGGGCTTTGTTGCGGGAGCGCTGCTGTATTTTGTTCTGCGCAGGAAAGTGACGGACTGCTATGCCGACGAGCGTCAGAATCTCATTGATATGAAGACAGCGTCAGCTACGCTGAAAGCGTTCTGGGTCAGCTTTTTTTCGGTAAATCTTGCAACGGTCGTGTATGTTTTCAGTGCTTCCTTAGGTTTTCAGAATTTTATTGTTTCCGTCCCCGGACCGCATAAAATAAACTCCGTGCAGGATGCCGGAAACGGGGTGCTTCATGCGATGAACCTTACCCAGCCACCTGTGGATGGTTCGGTTGCGTTCACGATTCACCAGAATGTAACGGATGTTGTTTACTCTGTAACTGCCGACCCGATGGAGGTCATCAATATCTTCCCGGCGCCGCCGGAGATGATTGCGATTTCGCATCTCGGGATATTCGGAGTGATTCAGATTCTTCTGCTTGTCCTGATGCTGTTCATCTATGTTGCATTCAGAATTTATTACTCTCACAAGTTCGGGGAGTGGGATGACGATGAAGAATAA